In the genome of Drosophila yakuba strain Tai18E2 chromosome 3R, Prin_Dyak_Tai18E2_2.1, whole genome shotgun sequence, one region contains:
- the LOC6535719 gene encoding glutamate-gated chloride channel isoform X14 → MGSGHYFWAILYFASLCSASLANNAKINFREKEKKVLDQILGAGKYDARIRPSGINGTATNVSVNMFLRSISKIDDYKMEYSVQLTFREQWTDERLKFDDIQGRLKYLTLTEANRVWMPDLFFSNEKEGHFHNIIMPNVYIRIFPNGSVLYSIRISLTLACPMNLKLYPLDRQICSLRMASYGWTTNDLVFLWKEGDPVQVVKNLHLPRFTLEKFLTDYCNSKTNTGEYSCLKVDLLFKREFSYYLIQIYIPCCMLVIVSWVSFWLDQGAVPARVSLGVTTLLTMATQTSGINASLPPVSYTKAIDVWTGVCLTFVFGALLEFALVNYASRSDMHKENMKKKRRDLEQASLDAASDLLDTDSNATFAMKPLVRHPGDPLALEKRLQCEVHMQAPKRPNCCKTWLSKFPTRSKRIDVISRITFPLVFALFNLVYWSTYLFREEEDETF, encoded by the exons ATGGGCAGCGGACACTATTTCTGGGCGATCTTATACTTTGCCAGCCTGTGCAGTGCTTCACT AGCAAATAATGCCAAAATAAATTTCCgagaaaaggagaaaaaagtCTTAGATCAAATTTTAGGTGCAGGCAAATACGACGCCCGAATACGACCATCTGGAATAAATGGAACAG cCACCAATGTGTCGGTGAACATGTTCCTGCGCTCCATATCGAAAATCGACGACTACAAAATG GAGTACAGTGTGCAGTTAACCTTCCGTGAGCAGTGGACGGATGAACGCCTCAAGTTCGATGACATCCAGG GTCGCCTAAAATATCTGACCCTGACGGAGGCCAACCGCGTGTGGATGCCCGATCTTTTCTTCTCGAACGAGAAGGAGGGACACTTTCACAACATCATCATGCCCAATGTGTATATTCGCATCTTCCCCAACGGCTCTGTGCTATATAGTATACGTATCTCGTTGACATTGGCCTGTCCAATGAACTTGAAGCTGTATCCGCTAGATAGACAGATCTGCTCACTACGGATGGCCAGCT atgGCTGGACCACCAACGACTTGGTGTTCCTGTGGAAGGAGGGCGATCCCGTGCAGGTGGTGAAGAACTTACACCTACCTCGCTTCACACTGGAGAAGTTTCTGACTGATTACTGCAACAGTAAAACCAACACCG GTGAATACAGTTGCCTCAAAGTCGATCTACTATTCAAGCGAGAATTCTCATATtacttaatacaaatttatatacCATGCTGTATGTTGGTCATTGTATCATGGGTATCATTCTGGCTGGATCAAGGAGCAGTGCCGGCGCGTGTTTCACTGG GTGTCACCACCCTGCTGACGATGGCCACCCAGACGTCGGGCATAAACGCCTCCCTGCCGCCCGTTTCCTATACGAAGGCCATCGATGTGTGGACAGGCGTGTGTCTGACGTTCGTGTTCGGGGCCCTGCTCGAGTTCGCCCTGGTGAACTATGCATCCCGATCAG ACATGCATAAGGAGAATATGAAAAAGAAGCGCCGCGATCTGGAGCAGGCCAGTTTAGATGCCGCTTCAGATCTGCTAGATACAGATAGCAATGCAACGTTCGCAATG AAACCGCTAGTACGCCATCCAGGCGATCCGCTGGCCCTGGAAAAGCGGCTCCAGTGCGAGGTGCACATGCAGGCCCCGAAGCGACCCAACTGCTGCAAGACCTGGCTGTCCAAGTTTCCCACAAG ATCCAAGAGAATCGATGTTATATCGCGGATCACCTTCCCGCTGGTCTTCGCCCTGTTCAACCTGGTCTACTGGAGCACATATCTCTTcagggaggaggaggatga GACCTTCTAA
- the LOC6535719 gene encoding glutamate-gated chloride channel isoform X11 — protein sequence MGSGHYFWAILYFASLCSASLANNAKINFREKEKKVLDQILGAGKYDARIRPSGINGTDGPAIVRINLFVRSIMTISDIKMEYSVQLTFREQWTDERLKFDDIQGRLKYLTLTEANRVWMPDLFFSNEKEGHFHNIIMPNVYIRIFPNGSVLYSIRISLTLACPMNLKLYPLDRQICSLRMASYGWTTNDLVFLWKEGDPVQVVKNLHLPRFTLEKFLTDYCNSKTNTGEYSCLKVDLLFKREFSYYLIQIYIPCCMLVIVSWVSFWLDQGAVPARVSLGVTTLLTMATQTSGINASLPPVSYTKAIDVWTGVCLTFVFGALLEFALVNYASRSDMHKENMKKKRRDLEQASLDAASDLLDTDSNATFAMKPLVRHPGDPLALEKRLQCEVHMQAPKRPNCCKTWLSKFPTRSKRIDVISRITFPLVFALFNLVYWSTYLFREEEDETF from the exons ATGGGCAGCGGACACTATTTCTGGGCGATCTTATACTTTGCCAGCCTGTGCAGTGCTTCACT AGCAAATAATGCCAAAATAAATTTCCgagaaaaggagaaaaaagtCTTAGATCAAATTTTAGGTGCAGGCAAATACGACGCCCGAATACGACCATCTGGAATAAATGGAACAG ATGGTCCCGCCATAGTCAGAATCAATCTATTCGTTCGCAGTATTATGACGATTAGTGATATTAAAATG GAGTACAGTGTGCAGTTAACCTTCCGTGAGCAGTGGACGGATGAACGCCTCAAGTTCGATGACATCCAGG GTCGCCTAAAATATCTGACCCTGACGGAGGCCAACCGCGTGTGGATGCCCGATCTTTTCTTCTCGAACGAGAAGGAGGGACACTTTCACAACATCATCATGCCCAATGTGTATATTCGCATCTTCCCCAACGGCTCTGTGCTATATAGTATACGTATCTCGTTGACATTGGCCTGTCCAATGAACTTGAAGCTGTATCCGCTAGATAGACAGATCTGCTCACTACGGATGGCCAGCT atgGCTGGACCACCAACGACTTGGTGTTCCTGTGGAAGGAGGGCGATCCCGTGCAGGTGGTGAAGAACTTACACCTACCTCGCTTCACACTGGAGAAGTTTCTGACTGATTACTGCAACAGTAAAACCAACACCG GTGAATACAGTTGCCTCAAAGTCGATCTACTATTCAAGCGAGAATTCTCATATtacttaatacaaatttatatacCATGCTGTATGTTGGTCATTGTATCATGGGTATCATTCTGGCTGGATCAAGGAGCAGTGCCGGCGCGTGTTTCACTGG GTGTCACCACCCTGCTGACGATGGCCACCCAGACGTCGGGCATAAACGCCTCCCTGCCGCCCGTTTCCTATACGAAGGCCATCGATGTGTGGACAGGCGTGTGTCTGACGTTCGTGTTCGGGGCCCTGCTCGAGTTCGCCCTGGTGAACTATGCATCCCGATCAG ACATGCATAAGGAGAATATGAAAAAGAAGCGCCGCGATCTGGAGCAGGCCAGTTTAGATGCCGCTTCAGATCTGCTAGATACAGATAGCAATGCAACGTTCGCAATG AAACCGCTAGTACGCCATCCAGGCGATCCGCTGGCCCTGGAAAAGCGGCTCCAGTGCGAGGTGCACATGCAGGCCCCGAAGCGACCCAACTGCTGCAAGACCTGGCTGTCCAAGTTTCCCACAAG ATCCAAGAGAATCGATGTTATATCGCGGATCACCTTCCCGCTGGTCTTCGCCCTGTTCAACCTGGTCTACTGGAGCACATATCTCTTcagggaggaggaggatga GACCTTCTAA
- the LOC6535719 gene encoding glutamate-gated chloride channel isoform X1, producing MGSGHYFWAILYFASLCSASLANNAKINFREKEKKVLDQILGAGKYDARIRPSGINGTDGPAVVRVNIFVRSISKIDDVTMEYSVQLTFREQWTDERLKFDDIQGRLKYLTLTEANRVWMPDLFFSNEKEGHFHNIIMPNVYIRIFPNGSVLYSIRISLTLACPMNLKLYPLDRQICSLRMASYGWTTNDLVFLWKEGDPVQVVKNLHLPRFTLEKFLTDYCNSKTNTGEYSCLKVDLLFKREFSYYLIQIYIPCCMLVIVSWVSFWLDQGAVPARVSLGVTTLLTMATQTSGINASLPPVSYTKAIDVWTGVCLTFVFGALLEFALVNYASRSGSNKANRAADMHKENMKKKRRDLEQASLDAASDLLDTDSNATFAMKPLVRHPGDPLALEKRLQCEVHMQAPKRPNCCKTWLSKFPTRQCSRSKRIDVISRITFPLVFALFNLVYWSTYLFREEEDETF from the exons ATGGGCAGCGGACACTATTTCTGGGCGATCTTATACTTTGCCAGCCTGTGCAGTGCTTCACT AGCAAATAATGCCAAAATAAATTTCCgagaaaaggagaaaaaagtCTTAGATCAAATTTTAGGTGCAGGCAAATACGACGCCCGAATACGACCATCTGGAATAAATGGAACAG ATGGTCCAGCTGTGGTGCGCGTCAACATATTCGTTAGGAGTATATCGAAAATCGATGATGTAACCATG GAGTACAGTGTGCAGTTAACCTTCCGTGAGCAGTGGACGGATGAACGCCTCAAGTTCGATGACATCCAGG GTCGCCTAAAATATCTGACCCTGACGGAGGCCAACCGCGTGTGGATGCCCGATCTTTTCTTCTCGAACGAGAAGGAGGGACACTTTCACAACATCATCATGCCCAATGTGTATATTCGCATCTTCCCCAACGGCTCTGTGCTATATAGTATACGTATCTCGTTGACATTGGCCTGTCCAATGAACTTGAAGCTGTATCCGCTAGATAGACAGATCTGCTCACTACGGATGGCCAGCT atgGCTGGACCACCAACGACTTGGTGTTCCTGTGGAAGGAGGGCGATCCCGTGCAGGTGGTGAAGAACTTACACCTACCTCGCTTCACACTGGAGAAGTTTCTGACTGATTACTGCAACAGTAAAACCAACACCG GTGAATACAGTTGCCTCAAAGTCGATCTACTATTCAAGCGAGAATTCTCATATtacttaatacaaatttatatacCATGCTGTATGTTGGTCATTGTATCATGGGTATCATTCTGGCTGGATCAAGGAGCAGTGCCGGCGCGTGTTTCACTGG GTGTCACCACCCTGCTGACGATGGCCACCCAGACGTCGGGCATAAACGCCTCCCTGCCGCCCGTTTCCTATACGAAGGCCATCGATGTGTGGACAGGCGTGTGTCTGACGTTCGTGTTCGGGGCCCTGCTCGAGTTCGCCCTGGTGAACTATGCATCCCGATCAGGTTCGAATAAAGCTA ATCGGGCCGCAGACATGCATAAGGAGAATATGAAAAAGAAGCGCCGCGATCTGGAGCAGGCCAGTTTAGATGCCGCTTCAGATCTGCTAGATACAGATAGCAATGCAACGTTCGCAATG AAACCGCTAGTACGCCATCCAGGCGATCCGCTGGCCCTGGAAAAGCGGCTCCAGTGCGAGGTGCACATGCAGGCCCCGAAGCGACCCAACTGCTGCAAGACCTGGCTGTCCAAGTTTCCCACAAG ACAATGTTCTAGATCCAAGAGAATCGATGTTATATCGCGGATCACCTTCCCGCTGGTCTTCGCCCTGTTCAACCTGGTCTACTGGAGCACATATCTCTTcagggaggaggaggatga GACCTTCTAA